In one Deltaproteobacteria bacterium genomic region, the following are encoded:
- the topA gene encoding type I DNA topoisomerase, whose product MAKEKYLIIVESPAKTKTLKKFLGNEYEVVASMGHIKDLPKTKLGVNTKTFKAEHVILKNKVKVLSAIKKAAQSASIIYLAPDPDREGEAIAWHIADELHGFKGQIHRVMFNEITRQAVIGAIKNYGILNKNMYESYLARRILDRLVGYQISPILWEKIRRGLSAGRVQSVTVKLICDREKERQAFVSQEYWTIAAVFITKTGDSFEARLFKVNNENINIPGKEQADSLVKELTSQRFAVIDVDVKERKSYPLPPFITSTMQQEAIKRLRFTADRTMRIAQKLYEGIDLGQDGATALITYMRTDSVRIADEALAAVRGHIAAAYGSEYLPPGALIYKNKKTAQDAHEAIRPAHFDLPPEKIKKYLSSQEYDLYRLIWNRFVASQMQPAVFKQLSVLINAGRFLLKATGATLIFDGHLKVYNEEREDSLLPEIKKNDELKLKHIKPEQHFTEPPPRYTEASLVKELEEKGIGRPSTYATILSTIQKREYVVKEDAKFLPTELGTLVTDMLEKNFPQIMDIGFTANMEEELDKIEEGTETYINLLKTFYDTFQKTLSNADKKMKNMKKIEEKTDILCEKCGAQMVIKWGRNGMFLACSNYPECKNTKNFKKDQNGKIIIVEEEKSSEKCELCGSPMFIKRTKTGVRFIACSNYPQCKNTKPFTIGVKCPACGAEVVERSTKSGRIFYGCSGYPKCNFISWNRPVNEACPKCGSNYLIEKYNKKEGRIIACPNKNCDYTKKIE is encoded by the coding sequence ATGGCAAAAGAAAAATACCTGATTATTGTGGAATCACCTGCAAAGACAAAGACGCTCAAGAAATTTCTTGGAAATGAGTATGAGGTTGTTGCGTCAATGGGGCATATAAAAGATCTGCCTAAAACAAAACTTGGCGTTAATACAAAAACATTTAAAGCAGAGCATGTTATACTTAAAAACAAAGTAAAGGTCCTATCAGCCATAAAAAAGGCAGCACAATCAGCTTCCATTATCTATCTTGCACCGGATCCGGATAGAGAAGGGGAGGCCATTGCATGGCATATAGCCGATGAACTGCATGGTTTTAAAGGACAGATTCACCGGGTTATGTTCAATGAGATCACACGTCAGGCAGTTATCGGTGCAATCAAGAATTACGGTATACTGAACAAAAACATGTATGAATCATATCTTGCAAGGCGCATCCTGGATCGCCTTGTAGGGTATCAGATAAGTCCTATACTCTGGGAAAAGATCAGAAGAGGTTTAAGCGCCGGCAGGGTTCAGTCCGTAACAGTGAAGCTTATATGTGACAGGGAAAAAGAGCGGCAGGCATTTGTATCTCAGGAATACTGGACAATTGCTGCGGTTTTTATAACTAAGACCGGGGATAGCTTTGAGGCCAGGCTTTTTAAAGTAAACAATGAAAATATAAATATACCCGGTAAGGAGCAGGCCGACAGCCTCGTGAAAGAACTTACATCACAAAGATTTGCTGTTATCGATGTAGATGTTAAAGAAAGAAAATCGTATCCATTGCCGCCTTTTATAACAAGCACGATGCAGCAGGAGGCAATAAAAAGGCTGAGGTTTACAGCGGATAGGACAATGAGGATTGCTCAAAAACTTTACGAAGGTATAGACCTTGGTCAGGATGGTGCTACAGCATTGATAACATACATGAGGACCGATTCCGTAAGGATTGCAGATGAGGCGCTGGCAGCTGTGAGGGGACACATAGCGGCAGCTTATGGCAGTGAGTATCTGCCGCCAGGGGCATTGATTTACAAAAACAAAAAAACCGCTCAGGACGCGCACGAAGCAATAAGACCGGCGCACTTTGATTTGCCTCCCGAGAAGATAAAAAAATATCTATCATCTCAAGAATATGATCTGTATAGACTTATATGGAACAGGTTTGTTGCGAGCCAGATGCAGCCGGCGGTATTTAAACAACTCTCCGTTTTGATAAATGCAGGTAGATTTTTATTAAAAGCGACGGGAGCAACACTCATATTTGACGGGCATCTTAAGGTTTACAATGAAGAGAGGGAAGACAGCCTTTTGCCTGAGATAAAAAAGAATGATGAACTAAAACTCAAACATATAAAACCGGAACAGCATTTTACAGAACCGCCCCCAAGATACACTGAGGCATCTCTTGTGAAAGAACTTGAAGAAAAAGGCATTGGCAGGCCATCAACCTATGCAACCATTTTAAGTACAATACAAAAGCGGGAATACGTTGTAAAAGAAGACGCAAAATTTCTGCCGACGGAGCTTGGTACGCTTGTTACAGACATGCTTGAGAAAAACTTTCCGCAGATCATGGATATCGGATTTACAGCCAATATGGAAGAAGAATTAGATAAAATAGAAGAGGGTACCGAAACATATATAAATCTTTTAAAAACATTTTATGACACATTTCAGAAAACGCTCTCCAATGCGGATAAAAAGATGAAAAACATGAAAAAGATTGAAGAAAAAACAGACATTTTGTGTGAAAAATGCGGTGCACAGATGGTTATAAAATGGGGAAGGAACGGTATGTTTCTTGCGTGTTCAAATTATCCGGAATGCAAAAACACAAAAAATTTCAAAAAGGATCAGAACGGGAAAATAATCATTGTCGAGGAAGAGAAGTCCTCGGAAAAATGTGAGCTGTGCGGTTCTCCAATGTTTATAAAGCGTACAAAAACGGGTGTAAGGTTCATTGCATGCTCAAACTACCCGCAGTGTAAAAACACAAAGCCATTCACTATAGGCGTTAAGTGCCCTGCATGCGGGGCTGAGGTTGTGGAACGTTCTACAAAAAGCGGCAGGATATTCTATGGGTGCAGCGGCTATCCCAAATGCAATTTTATTTCATGGAACAGACCTGTGAATGAGGCGTGTCCAAAGTGCGGTTCAAACTATCTTATCGAAAAGTATAATAAAAAAGAAGGCAGAATCATAGCGTGTCCCAATAAGAATTGCGATTATACAAAGAAAATTGAATAG
- the gmhB gene encoding D-glycero-beta-D-manno-heptose 1,7-bisphosphate 7-phosphatase, which translates to MNKIIFLDRDGTINIEKGYITKVHQLKLYDHAIRAIQLLRKMGYRIVIVTNQAGVAKGLLTEDTLEQINKTLLRMLDSGNTSVDKLYYCPHHIEATIPEYKKDCNCRKPKTGMIERAQKELGIDPAGAYMIGDKASDIELAKNFGGKGILVLTGFGKEELKKVEDKALQPVYVATDILDAVEWIKAETQHS; encoded by the coding sequence ATGAATAAGATTATTTTCCTTGATAGAGACGGAACTATCAATATAGAAAAAGGATACATAACAAAAGTACATCAACTCAAGCTATATGATCATGCAATAAGAGCTATACAACTTCTAAGGAAAATGGGCTACAGGATCGTTATTGTGACAAACCAGGCAGGCGTTGCGAAGGGCCTGTTAACAGAAGATACCTTGGAGCAGATTAATAAAACCTTACTTCGGATGCTTGACTCGGGGAATACGTCTGTCGACAAATTGTATTACTGTCCTCATCATATAGAAGCCACCATACCCGAATACAAAAAGGACTGTAACTGCAGAAAACCAAAAACCGGGATGATCGAACGTGCGCAAAAAGAACTCGGGATTGATCCGGCAGGTGCCTACATGATTGGAGACAAGGCATCAGACATAGAGCTCGCGAAAAACTTTGGAGGTAAAGGCATACTTGTTTTAACAGGTTTCGGGAAGGAGGAGTTAAAAAAGGTTGAGGATAAAGCCCTTCAGCCCGTTTATGTTGCAACAGATATTCTTGATGCCGTTGAATGGATAAAAGCGGAAACGCAGCATTCATAA
- a CDS encoding long-chain fatty acid--CoA ligase: MKYKTVLEMFWDKVAEKQNKVAIKYKKNGIWQDILWKDFGEQVNWLAKGFIELGINKGDKICILSGNRLEWYFVDLALLSIGAIDVPVYPTSTPWQIEYLINDAQAKAVVVSTAIQYSKIIQIKNKLKTLEGIIVMDPDQTFKENNAIFDRGGLQSKYKRAEDGILSLATLINKGRTSVLDNELKKRTASVMPDDLMTIIYTSGTTGEPKGVMLTHNNLISDIEGLEDRVTKYMREGELSLCFLPLSHSFARTADYYAMMYFDVTMTIVESMEQLIQNMQEIKPSVMVSVPVVYEKTYANIVGEVERGSTIHKKIFHWAVDIANRFIDYKFKGDSIPLPLRLKYAVCDSLVYSKMREKLGGRIKYFVSGGAPLSPEIGRFFYGIGINIVEGYGLTEASPILALNEPDSIKYGTVGKPLKNSTIKTAPDGEILVKGPMIMKGYYNKPDMTAEVIDKEGWLHTGDMGFVDDEGYLHITDRKKDLIVTDGGKNIAPQPIENMLKISRYIKEAVMIGDKRPYCTGLVLPDFEALYEYAKDNHIAYKSKDDLIEKREIQQLYKQIIDGVNNHLARYETIKKFKLLAEEFSEATGEMTPTLKIKRRIAMEKYKSVIEEMYRDTSINL, encoded by the coding sequence ATGAAGTATAAAACGGTATTAGAAATGTTCTGGGATAAAGTAGCTGAAAAACAGAACAAGGTGGCAATCAAATACAAAAAAAATGGTATATGGCAGGATATATTATGGAAAGATTTTGGCGAACAGGTAAACTGGCTTGCAAAAGGGTTTATTGAACTCGGCATAAATAAAGGGGATAAGATATGCATACTATCGGGAAACAGGCTTGAATGGTATTTTGTAGACCTTGCCTTATTGAGTATAGGTGCCATAGACGTTCCTGTATACCCAACAAGCACCCCATGGCAGATAGAGTATCTGATCAATGATGCTCAGGCAAAGGCTGTTGTTGTATCTACGGCAATCCAGTACAGTAAGATTATCCAGATAAAGAATAAACTCAAAACCCTGGAAGGTATTATTGTTATGGATCCGGATCAAACCTTTAAAGAGAATAATGCCATATTTGACAGGGGCGGATTACAGTCTAAGTACAAGAGGGCAGAGGATGGTATATTATCACTTGCCACGCTTATCAACAAGGGCAGGACGTCCGTTCTTGATAACGAGCTAAAGAAAAGAACAGCATCCGTTATGCCGGATGATCTCATGACGATTATTTATACCTCCGGCACAACAGGTGAGCCTAAAGGCGTTATGCTTACGCATAACAATTTAATATCCGATATAGAGGGGCTTGAAGACAGGGTTACAAAATACATGAGAGAGGGAGAGCTGTCGCTGTGCTTCCTGCCGCTTAGCCATTCTTTTGCAAGGACAGCAGATTATTATGCAATGATGTATTTTGATGTAACAATGACTATAGTAGAGAGCATGGAGCAGCTTATCCAGAATATGCAGGAGATCAAGCCCAGCGTTATGGTCTCAGTTCCTGTGGTATATGAAAAGACTTATGCGAATATTGTGGGTGAGGTAGAACGTGGGAGTACAATACATAAGAAGATTTTTCATTGGGCAGTTGACATAGCAAACAGATTTATAGATTATAAATTTAAAGGAGATAGCATACCATTACCACTCAGGCTCAAGTATGCAGTGTGTGACAGTCTTGTCTACAGTAAGATGCGCGAAAAACTGGGCGGAAGGATAAAATACTTTGTATCCGGGGGTGCACCACTTTCACCTGAGATTGGCAGGTTCTTCTATGGTATAGGTATAAATATAGTGGAGGGATATGGACTTACAGAGGCATCACCGATCCTGGCATTGAATGAGCCTGATTCTATAAAGTATGGAACAGTCGGCAAGCCGTTGAAGAACAGCACTATAAAAACAGCACCTGACGGAGAGATTCTCGTAAAGGGACCAATGATAATGAAGGGTTACTATAACAAGCCGGATATGACCGCAGAGGTCATAGACAAAGAAGGATGGTTACATACGGGAGACATGGGCTTTGTGGACGATGAAGGATACCTGCACATAACCGACAGGAAAAAAGACCTTATTGTAACAGACGGAGGCAAGAATATCGCACCGCAACCTATAGAAAATATGCTTAAAATAAGCAGGTATATAAAGGAAGCCGTCATGATAGGTGATAAGAGACCCTACTGCACCGGATTGGTATTGCCGGATTTTGAGGCATTATATGAGTATGCAAAGGACAATCATATAGCGTACAAGAGTAAAGACGATCTCATTGAGAAGCGGGAGATCCAGCAGCTTTACAAACAGATAATTGATGGGGTTAACAATCACCTCGCGCGGTATGAAACGATAAAAAAGTTTAAGCTTCTGGCGGAAGAGTTCTCGGAGGCTACAGGTGAAATGACTCCTACGTTGAAGATCAAAAGAAGGATAGCAATGGAAAAGTATAAATCCGTAATTGAGGAAATGTACCGGGATACATCAATAAATTTGTAA
- the dprA gene encoding DNA-processing protein DprA: MSPKIKDDIIYWLALKQVQGIGNVIYKKLINAFNTPDRIFKAPIEELRKAEGIPESLLERIKAFNSFEEHEKELQAIKHLDVSIITFNDESYPPLLKQINDPPPYLYVKGDLSIKNNKVVAVVGTRYPSPYGQTATKELAQRLVEEGYTIVSGMARGIDSMAHKSAIDNKGRTVAVFGCGINVVYPESNKELSKKIIDHGALITEYSINTPPLQMNFPERNRIISGMATALIVVEASLNSGTMITVSHALDQGREVFAAPGQIYSMMSQGTNRLIKHGATMIDSIDTLIEELNNLTSFEDEDKRPQQVPDAYVDILKYISNEPVALDTVISQSNIETSKVMSILTEMELNGFVKQLPGKRYIKME, from the coding sequence ATGAGTCCTAAAATTAAAGATGATATAATTTACTGGCTTGCCTTAAAACAGGTGCAGGGCATAGGAAATGTAATATATAAAAAGCTTATCAATGCGTTTAATACACCTGACAGGATATTCAAGGCACCCATAGAGGAATTAAGAAAGGCAGAGGGCATACCGGAATCCCTGCTTGAACGTATCAAGGCTTTTAACAGCTTCGAGGAACATGAGAAGGAACTGCAGGCAATTAAACATCTGGATGTGTCAATAATAACTTTTAACGACGAAAGCTATCCTCCATTATTAAAACAGATAAATGACCCTCCGCCGTACCTTTATGTAAAAGGGGATCTTTCAATAAAAAATAATAAGGTTGTCGCTGTTGTAGGTACAAGATACCCTTCACCTTATGGACAGACAGCTACAAAAGAGCTTGCACAGAGGCTTGTGGAGGAGGGATATACAATTGTAAGCGGTATGGCAAGGGGTATAGATTCAATGGCACATAAATCGGCAATCGACAATAAGGGCAGGACCGTTGCCGTGTTTGGATGCGGTATAAATGTTGTATATCCGGAGAGTAACAAGGAGCTTTCAAAAAAGATTATCGATCATGGTGCTTTGATAACAGAGTATTCTATCAATACACCTCCTTTGCAGATGAATTTCCCTGAGAGAAACAGAATCATCAGCGGCATGGCTACTGCTCTGATCGTTGTCGAGGCATCTCTTAACAGCGGGACCATGATTACGGTTTCACACGCACTCGATCAGGGCAGGGAGGTTTTTGCAGCGCCTGGTCAGATATATTCTATGATGAGTCAGGGGACAAATAGACTAATAAAACACGGCGCAACAATGATTGATTCTATCGATACACTCATTGAAGAACTCAACAATTTAACATCTTTTGAGGACGAAGATAAAAGACCTCAACAAGTACCGGATGCTTATGTAGATATTTTAAAATACATTTCGAATGAACCCGTTGCCCTTGATACGGTAATCTCACAATCAAACATTGAAACTTCAAAAGTAATGAGTATCCTTACAGAGATGGAACTCAATGGTTTTGTGAAACAGCTGCCGGGTAAAAGATACATAAAAATGGAGTGA
- the mutS gene encoding DNA mismatch repair protein MutS encodes MKKSITPLIQQYLEIKEKYRDAILFYRLGDFYEMFFEDAIKAAPLLDLTLTARDKDAAEQVPMCGLPYHAAAPYIKRLIDNGLKVAICEQMEDPSFAKGIVKREVIRVVTPGLIYDPDMLAANQTNYISAILKRQELYAVAFFEFTTAELLLLETKDVEQVLSEIRKLMPKEMLYEDGFLPLHILEQFGNEIPFIITPLSRENFVWDTVKDRLLNIWGTQISIAGAGEHDLVLSLLAALFRYLEDTKTPISNVSMRVLVSSQYLYLDSTTIRNLELFNSIIEGSEKVSLIGVLDKTITPMGARMLRNYLRFPSISILEIRERQSVVQHFFEEPVLRNDVRQNLKEVGDIERVVIKALNMTITPQALERFVNSIDAVKNIKSLIKKDISLLIRLYESIDTIEDIKAAIKDTVQISEDQSIHGWFVKPGINRELDELKALVKDAKGWIRHFEKQERERTGIGSLKIGYSSVFGYYIEVTKANLKLVPDDYIRKQTIASGERFITPQLKDMEVKLLSAEADIKNMENEYLKSMVSGIAAASSRILKTASAIASVDVLSTFAEIAVRNNYVKPITEEEDSIDIKSGRHPVIEQYIKDNAFIPNDIMLNSTNRQIIILTGPNMSGKSTVIRMTALIVLMAQVGSFVPASYARIGIVDRIFARVGASDHLAKGQSTYMVEMAETANILSNATKKSLIILDEIGRGTSTYDGISIAWAVLDYIANDLGAKTLFATHYHELIEFGQTHPAAVNQSIPVKQWQGKLIFLRKVVDGGSNESFGIEVARMAGLPLKVITLGRMILKKLQDGEIDSLGRPRLAQTDETIPLQLGLFKSGNSELYDMLGSIDVDKITPLEALQYIVKMKEIIEKQKSGDKV; translated from the coding sequence ATGAAAAAAAGTATCACACCTTTAATTCAACAGTACCTTGAAATAAAGGAAAAATACAGAGATGCGATCCTGTTTTACAGGCTAGGGGATTTTTATGAAATGTTTTTTGAGGATGCAATTAAGGCGGCTCCTTTACTCGATCTCACACTTACAGCAAGAGACAAAGATGCGGCGGAGCAGGTCCCTATGTGCGGTCTGCCTTATCATGCAGCAGCGCCTTATATAAAAAGGCTTATTGATAACGGATTGAAGGTTGCGATATGCGAGCAGATGGAAGATCCGTCCTTCGCAAAGGGCATTGTAAAAAGAGAGGTAATAAGGGTTGTAACGCCGGGTCTGATCTACGATCCAGACATGCTTGCAGCGAATCAAACAAACTACATCTCTGCTATCCTGAAGAGACAGGAACTTTATGCAGTAGCGTTTTTTGAGTTTACAACCGCCGAGCTTCTTCTGTTGGAAACAAAGGATGTGGAGCAGGTTTTATCCGAGATAAGAAAGCTTATGCCAAAAGAGATGTTGTATGAAGACGGCTTTTTGCCGCTTCACATATTAGAGCAGTTTGGAAATGAGATCCCTTTTATTATTACCCCATTATCAAGAGAGAATTTTGTATGGGATACTGTAAAAGACAGATTGTTAAATATTTGGGGTACGCAGATCTCTATTGCGGGTGCGGGAGAACATGATCTTGTATTATCTTTACTGGCAGCTTTGTTCCGATATCTTGAGGATACAAAAACGCCCATAAGTAATGTTTCAATGAGGGTACTGGTGTCCTCGCAGTACCTCTATCTGGACAGCACCACGATAAGAAACTTAGAGCTTTTCAACTCAATCATAGAAGGTTCCGAGAAGGTAAGCCTTATAGGCGTGCTTGATAAGACCATTACCCCGATGGGCGCAAGGATGTTAAGAAACTATTTAAGGTTTCCCTCTATTTCAATTCTCGAGATCAGAGAGAGACAGTCGGTCGTGCAGCACTTTTTTGAAGAGCCTGTTTTAAGGAATGATGTAAGGCAAAACCTGAAAGAGGTTGGAGACATAGAGAGGGTTGTCATAAAGGCTCTTAACATGACTATTACACCTCAGGCACTCGAAAGATTTGTGAATTCTATAGACGCTGTTAAAAACATCAAATCGCTTATCAAGAAAGATATATCTCTGCTGATAAGATTATATGAAAGTATAGACACAATTGAGGATATAAAGGCTGCCATAAAAGACACTGTTCAAATTTCAGAAGACCAATCAATTCATGGCTGGTTTGTAAAGCCCGGCATTAACCGCGAACTTGATGAGCTAAAGGCTCTTGTAAAAGACGCAAAAGGCTGGATAAGGCATTTTGAGAAACAGGAAAGAGAACGTACCGGGATAGGTTCATTAAAAATCGGTTATAGCAGTGTGTTTGGTTATTACATTGAAGTTACAAAGGCAAATTTAAAACTTGTTCCCGATGATTATATAAGAAAACAAACCATAGCAAGCGGGGAAAGATTTATTACTCCACAATTAAAAGATATGGAGGTTAAGCTTTTAAGTGCAGAAGCCGATATAAAAAACATGGAGAATGAGTATTTAAAGTCCATGGTTTCAGGTATCGCAGCAGCTTCATCCCGTATACTGAAAACGGCATCAGCAATAGCAAGTGTCGACGTACTTTCAACTTTTGCGGAGATCGCAGTCAGAAATAATTATGTAAAACCCATAACAGAGGAAGAGGACTCAATAGATATAAAATCTGGCAGACACCCTGTTATAGAACAGTATATCAAAGACAATGCATTTATACCAAACGACATAATGCTCAATTCAACAAACAGGCAAATCATCATACTTACAGGTCCAAACATGTCGGGGAAATCCACGGTCATACGGATGACGGCACTGATCGTATTGATGGCCCAGGTTGGTTCTTTTGTTCCCGCATCATACGCGAGAATAGGAATCGTAGATAGGATCTTTGCAAGGGTTGGGGCATCCGATCATCTTGCAAAGGGCCAGAGTACGTATATGGTAGAAATGGCGGAAACGGCAAACATACTCAGTAACGCAACGAAAAAAAGTCTGATCATTCTTGATGAAATCGGCAGAGGGACAAGCACCTATGACGGTATAAGTATTGCGTGGGCAGTGCTTGATTATATAGCAAACGATCTCGGGGCAAAGACCCTGTTTGCAACACACTATCATGAACTTATAGAGTTTGGTCAAACCCATCCGGCGGCTGTGAACCAATCGATCCCGGTGAAACAATGGCAGGGTAAACTGATCTTTTTAAGAAAGGTTGTGGATGGAGGCTCGAATGAGAGCTTTGGCATTGAAGTTGCAAGGATGGCGGGGCTGCCCCTAAAGGTAATTACGCTCGGACGGATGATCTTAAAAAAGCTTCAGGATGGAGAGATAGATAGCCTTGGCAGACCGAGACTGGCACAAACCGATGAAACGATCCCTTTACAGCTTGGATTATTTAAATCAGGAAACTCAGAGCTCTATGATATGCTTGGAAGCATAGATGTGGATAAGATAACGCCGTTAGAGGCATTGCAATACATTGTTAAGATGAAAGAAATTATTGAAAAACAAAAATCCGGAGATAAGGTTTGA
- a CDS encoding CPBP family glutamic-type intramembrane protease: protein MKRCKTPYIVYVVSMAVIAVARYTHALDQYLGTIAAVLFLYIPVMILFIKKKSPELYGLGKKGMLSGMIKAIAMVIIIFPLYSTGFYFYMKWFYHLAMTLSFIHTLSILRFAFYDLLMVAIPEEVFYRGYLQSELKRCDRKKFHFAGIEIGVSFVIVNILFALGHLIVIQDIARLAVFFPGLVFSWLKEKDYNISGSVTFHWLSNVLSFLLFSMLR from the coding sequence TTGAAACGGTGTAAAACACCCTATATCGTTTATGTGGTATCAATGGCAGTCATTGCTGTTGCTCGTTATACGCATGCATTAGACCAGTACCTGGGGACAATAGCTGCCGTATTGTTCCTCTACATACCAGTAATGATACTCTTCATAAAAAAGAAGTCACCGGAGTTATACGGGCTTGGCAAAAAAGGTATGCTCAGCGGCATGATTAAGGCAATAGCAATGGTTATAATCATATTTCCTCTGTACAGTACAGGTTTTTATTTTTATATGAAATGGTTTTATCATTTAGCCATGACATTATCTTTTATACATACATTATCCATACTCAGGTTTGCATTCTATGACCTATTAATGGTTGCAATACCGGAAGAGGTTTTTTACAGAGGCTATTTACAATCAGAATTAAAGCGGTGCGACAGGAAAAAATTCCATTTTGCCGGTATAGAAATTGGCGTGTCCTTTGTTATTGTAAATATACTTTTTGCATTAGGACATCTTATTGTGATTCAAGATATAGCAAGACTTGCTGTATTTTTTCCAGGACTGGTATTTAGCTGGTTGAAAGAAAAGGATTATAATATATCCGGCTCAGTAACATTCCATTGGCTCAGCAATGTCCTGTCATTCCTGCTGTTTAGTATGCTTAGATAG
- a CDS encoding glycosyltransferase, with the protein MKIAFMGIRGIPASYSGFETFVEGISTRLAGRGHDVTVYNRSTHVKYRGNSYKGVKIVSLPTIPTKHLDTITHTFLSVMHGIFKRYDIVYICGVGNSIVSYILRAAGAKVILNVDGADWERKKWGIFARWFLKASERLATVFPNIVIADSMAVKRYYRDHYNTESFFIPYGTELDHRISDDTKTLKKYGLEPDEYILYVGRLVPENNAHQLIKAYRVIKTNKKLVIVGDAPYADGYKAELKALSVNNERIMFLGYVFGEDYKCLMRNAYIYVLASEVGGTHPVLIEALAAGNAVIVNNIPSSVEVTADAGIVYDGKTGGTSLPEKLSMLLNDKELHASLRRKAQDRIRAAYLWDKVTDDYVMLFESLVNPRHSPG; encoded by the coding sequence ATGAAGATAGCTTTTATGGGCATAAGGGGTATTCCCGCAAGCTACAGCGGTTTTGAAACATTCGTTGAGGGCATTTCAACAAGACTCGCAGGGAGAGGTCATGATGTCACGGTTTATAATCGCTCAACGCATGTAAAGTATAGGGGTAATTCATACAAAGGCGTAAAGATAGTAAGCCTGCCTACAATACCCACAAAGCATCTCGACACAATAACGCACACATTTCTCTCCGTGATGCACGGCATATTCAAAAGATACGATATAGTTTATATATGTGGTGTCGGGAATAGCATAGTATCTTATATCCTGAGAGCCGCGGGTGCCAAGGTTATCTTAAATGTTGACGGAGCGGACTGGGAAAGGAAGAAATGGGGTATTTTCGCAAGATGGTTTTTAAAAGCGAGCGAAAGATTGGCAACCGTTTTCCCGAATATTGTTATTGCGGATTCAATGGCGGTAAAAAGGTATTATAGAGATCATTACAATACTGAAAGCTTCTTCATACCTTACGGTACAGAGCTTGATCATCGTATCTCGGATGATACAAAAACACTAAAAAAATACGGACTTGAACCTGATGAGTACATACTCTATGTTGGAAGGCTTGTGCCAGAGAACAATGCCCATCAGCTGATAAAGGCTTATAGGGTGATCAAAACAAACAAAAAACTTGTGATAGTAGGCGATGCACCTTATGCGGATGGGTACAAGGCTGAATTGAAGGCGCTGTCTGTTAACAATGAAAGAATTATGTTCTTGGGTTATGTGTTTGGTGAGGACTATAAATGCCTTATGAGGAATGCATACATCTACGTACTTGCCTCAGAGGTTGGCGGCACCCATCCTGTGCTTATCGAGGCACTTGCGGCAGGCAATGCGGTGATCGTGAACAATATACCTTCGAGTGTTGAGGTCACAGCGGATGCAGGCATTGTGTATGACGGCAAAACAGGCGGCACTTCACTACCGGAGAAGCTTTCCATGCTGCTTAACGATAAAGAACTGCATGCATCACTGAGAAGAAAGGCGCAGGACAGGATCAGGGCTGCTTACCTTTGGGACAAGGTCACGGACGATTACGTAATGCTGTTTGAGTCCCTTGTAAACCCGCGACATTCACCCGGTTAG
- the ndk gene encoding nucleoside-diphosphate kinase, protein MERTLSIVKPDGVKKQIIGRVVSAFEEKGIKAVAIKMVNMTKEQANGFYSVHKDKPFFNSLTAFMSSGPAVVMVLEGENVINRVREIMGATDPKKAEKGTIRNAYAENIEQNIVHGSDSMENAKSEIHYFFSDIEINQY, encoded by the coding sequence GTGGAAAGAACATTATCAATTGTGAAACCGGACGGAGTGAAAAAACAGATCATCGGCAGGGTTGTATCGGCGTTTGAAGAAAAAGGTATAAAGGCAGTAGCTATAAAAATGGTTAATATGACAAAAGAACAGGCAAACGGATTTTATAGTGTACATAAAGACAAGCCGTTTTTTAATAGTCTTACCGCATTTATGTCTTCAGGACCTGCGGTCGTTATGGTGCTTGAAGGAGAAAATGTTATTAACAGGGTAAGAGAGATAATGGGTGCAACAGATCCGAAAAAAGCAGAAAAAGGAACTATAAGAAATGCGTACGCAGAGAATATCGAGCAAAATATTGTTCACGGCTCCGATAGTATGGAAAACGCTAAAAGCGAGATCCATTATTTTTTCTCTGACATAGAGATCAATCAATACTGA